In Pelosinus sp. UFO1, one genomic interval encodes:
- the nifB gene encoding nitrogenase cofactor biosynthesis protein NifB has protein sequence MTNPSPNLISDQILEKTKKHPCYSADAHNKYARIHLPVAPNCNIQCNYCNRKFDCVNESRPGVTSEVLTPDLAKEKFVWVKREIDQLTVVGIAGPGDALANWEYTKATIEKIKETNTDVTFCLSTNGLMFPEYASEIIALGVHHVTVTVNALDPEIGAKIYKFVSYKGKIYEGSAAAELLSRNQLAGIEYLAQRGVLVKVNIVMIKGINDHHIPEVVKKVKELGAFITNIMPLIPAPGSAFEEFPQTSMKDINDLRNTCQLDIQQMRHCKQCRADAIGLLGEDRSQEFRMCNRQTPKIRTPKVEEKQYKIAVTSKYGKLVDQHFGHAAEFIIYQGDGHDFQVLEKRAVEQYCQGMEECDNDESKREGTILSVQDCDAVLTMRIGYHAKLQLGAKGIYSVEYCDTVENGLSYTVNQLTNKVLL, from the coding sequence ATGACTAACCCTTCCCCTAATTTGATAAGTGATCAGATCTTAGAGAAAACAAAAAAACATCCTTGTTATTCCGCTGATGCACACAATAAATATGCGCGCATCCATTTGCCAGTAGCGCCTAATTGTAATATACAGTGCAATTATTGTAATCGGAAATTTGATTGTGTCAACGAAAGTAGGCCTGGCGTAACTAGCGAGGTTTTAACACCAGATTTGGCCAAAGAAAAATTTGTTTGGGTAAAAAGAGAGATTGACCAGCTAACTGTAGTTGGTATTGCTGGCCCAGGTGATGCTTTGGCAAATTGGGAATATACTAAGGCGACAATTGAAAAAATAAAAGAAACTAACACAGATGTCACATTTTGTTTATCAACGAACGGGCTGATGTTTCCAGAATATGCAAGTGAAATTATTGCCCTAGGGGTTCATCATGTGACAGTGACCGTCAATGCACTAGATCCTGAAATCGGAGCAAAAATTTATAAATTTGTTTCTTATAAAGGGAAAATTTATGAAGGATCTGCGGCAGCAGAGTTACTTTCGAGAAATCAATTGGCAGGTATCGAATACCTAGCCCAACGTGGAGTACTAGTCAAGGTTAATATTGTGATGATAAAAGGTATCAACGACCATCATATACCTGAGGTAGTGAAGAAAGTAAAAGAACTTGGTGCCTTTATTACCAATATTATGCCGTTGATTCCTGCTCCAGGTAGTGCTTTTGAAGAATTCCCTCAAACCAGTATGAAAGATATTAATGATCTTAGGAATACTTGCCAACTCGATATTCAGCAAATGAGGCATTGTAAGCAATGCCGAGCGGATGCTATTGGACTTTTGGGGGAAGATCGTTCACAAGAATTTCGTATGTGCAACCGACAAACACCAAAGATAAGGACACCCAAGGTAGAGGAAAAACAATATAAAATTGCTGTCACATCTAAGTATGGCAAACTTGTTGATCAGCATTTTGGCCATGCTGCTGAATTTATTATTTATCAAGGTGATGGTCATGACTTTCAGGTATTAGAAAAACGAGCAGTAGAACAATATTGTCAGGGTATGGAAGAGTGTGATAATGACGAATCAAAAAGAGAGGGTACAATTCTATCTGTACAAGATTGCGATGCTGTTTTAACAATGCGTATTGGGTATCATGCAAAACTACAATTAGGGGCAAAAGGAATTTACAGTGTAGAGTACTGTGATACTGTAGAGAATGGTTTATCTTACACAGTGAATCAATTGACAAATAAGGTGTTATTATGA
- a CDS encoding DMSO/selenate family reductase complex A subunit, with protein sequence MKKTESDIKIVPTSGTHNCGGRCLNKAHVRDGRVVRITTDNEHPDTEEMLQLRGCMRCRGYRDRLYHPDRLKYPMKRVGKRGEGKFERISWDEALDSIASHTKRIRQQYGPEAIYLNYGTGNVGRVAERTWMERLMGLDGGFLSYYGSYSSACSSMATPFTFGTTRTGNSREDWVNSKLIILLGWNPADVVWGTNTAYYLKLAKAAGAKIISIDPIYSNTAAALADQWIPIRPTTDSALLDAMAYVMITENIHDKKFLDTYCLGFDEEHMPPGIPVGQSYKSYILGESEDNTPKTPAWAERITGIPVETIVQLAWEYATNRPGALIQGYGPQRHAYGEQVVRSGTVLAALTGNIGVKGGWASGNGGQSRANFVASIPASNPCKAQISVFSWPDAIKRGKGMGADLSVKGVKQLSSNIKLIFNLAGNCLINQHADTNGTAELLADESLVELIVVNDQFLTSSAKFADILLPADNMLERDDITLPWGFGDYALYISKAVDTVFECRNGYDWIADLAERLGLKEKFTEGKTLEQWMRYLVEETAKKNPGFPTYEEFKEKGVYHWQYPEPAIAFKKQIEDPKNNPFPTPSGKIEIFSTRLWEMNQPREIPAVPKYVTAWEGPEDLLREKYPLQCIGPHSKRRVHSTLDNSDWMEETEVQQVSINTKDAAKRGLNNGDKVKVFNDRGTIVLTAKITPRIMPGVVSIPQGAWWAPNEHGVDERGCINSLTKYHPTPLAFGNAQHTNLVQIKKHEAGEV encoded by the coding sequence ATGAAAAAGACGGAGTCCGATATAAAGATTGTGCCTACCTCAGGTACGCATAATTGCGGTGGAAGATGCTTGAATAAGGCCCATGTTCGGGATGGGCGAGTCGTCCGCATAACTACGGATAATGAACATCCAGATACAGAAGAAATGCTCCAATTGCGAGGATGTATGCGGTGCCGTGGGTATCGAGACCGACTTTACCATCCCGACCGATTGAAATATCCCATGAAACGAGTAGGTAAACGAGGTGAAGGGAAATTCGAACGTATTTCCTGGGATGAAGCACTAGATAGTATTGCGAGTCATACGAAACGCATTCGTCAGCAATACGGCCCCGAAGCCATTTATTTGAATTATGGTACGGGTAATGTGGGGAGAGTAGCTGAACGTACCTGGATGGAACGTTTAATGGGTTTAGATGGAGGATTCCTTTCCTATTATGGGAGCTACAGCTCGGCATGTTCGTCAATGGCTACTCCTTTTACCTTTGGTACAACCCGGACGGGCAATAGCAGAGAAGATTGGGTTAATTCCAAGCTGATTATTTTGCTTGGTTGGAATCCTGCGGATGTAGTGTGGGGAACCAATACAGCCTATTACCTTAAATTAGCCAAAGCAGCTGGAGCAAAAATTATCAGTATTGACCCTATCTATTCGAATACAGCTGCCGCCCTTGCTGATCAGTGGATACCGATTCGCCCAACGACGGACAGTGCTCTTCTAGATGCAATGGCTTATGTAATGATTACAGAAAATATCCATGACAAAAAATTTCTTGATACATACTGCCTAGGTTTTGACGAAGAGCATATGCCACCAGGAATTCCAGTAGGTCAGTCCTATAAAAGTTATATTCTAGGTGAAAGTGAAGACAATACGCCAAAAACTCCTGCCTGGGCGGAACGGATTACAGGTATACCAGTAGAGACGATTGTTCAGCTTGCTTGGGAATATGCAACGAATCGCCCTGGTGCTTTGATACAAGGCTATGGTCCTCAGCGTCATGCTTATGGCGAGCAGGTAGTGCGTAGTGGTACCGTATTGGCGGCGTTAACCGGCAATATTGGTGTCAAAGGCGGCTGGGCATCTGGTAATGGAGGGCAATCCCGGGCTAACTTTGTAGCCTCTATTCCAGCCTCTAATCCTTGTAAAGCGCAAATATCTGTATTTAGTTGGCCCGATGCCATTAAACGCGGTAAAGGCATGGGTGCCGATCTAAGTGTCAAAGGTGTTAAACAATTATCTTCAAACATTAAACTCATTTTTAACTTAGCAGGAAATTGTTTAATTAATCAGCATGCTGATACGAATGGTACGGCTGAATTATTGGCAGATGAAAGTTTAGTTGAACTGATTGTTGTTAATGATCAATTTCTTACATCAAGTGCTAAGTTTGCCGATATTCTACTGCCAGCGGATAACATGCTAGAGCGTGACGATATTACTTTACCATGGGGATTCGGCGATTATGCTCTCTACATAAGCAAAGCCGTTGACACTGTTTTTGAATGTCGTAATGGATATGACTGGATCGCTGATTTAGCAGAGCGCTTAGGGCTTAAGGAAAAATTTACTGAAGGTAAGACACTGGAACAGTGGATGCGCTATTTAGTTGAAGAAACTGCCAAGAAAAATCCTGGTTTTCCGACCTATGAAGAATTTAAGGAAAAAGGTGTTTACCATTGGCAATATCCAGAACCAGCGATTGCTTTTAAAAAACAGATCGAAGACCCGAAAAATAATCCCTTTCCGACACCATCTGGAAAAATTGAAATCTTTTCAACCCGTTTATGGGAGATGAACCAGCCGCGAGAAATTCCAGCAGTACCGAAATACGTTACAGCATGGGAGGGACCAGAAGATCTATTGCGAGAAAAGTATCCTCTACAATGTATCGGACCTCACTCTAAACGTCGCGTACATTCTACGCTGGATAATTCAGATTGGATGGAAGAAACGGAAGTACAACAAGTGTCGATAAATACTAAGGATGCAGCGAAACGTGGTCTAAATAATGGCGATAAAGTAAAAGTTTTCAATGATCGTGGTACAATTGTGCTAACCGCAAAAATTACACCGCGCATCATGCCGGGGGTAGTATCTATACCGCAAGGCGCTTGGTGGGCACCAAATGAGCATGGGGTTGATGAGCGCGGTTGTATAAATTCTTTGACAAAGTACCATCCAACGCCATTAGCCTTTGGTAATGCCCAGCACACTAATTTAGTACAAATTAAAAAGCATGAAGCAGGAGAGGTATAA
- a CDS encoding nitrogenase component 1 yields MAINLQSSEAPTRENRLGSITGYQGTIRDLVAQGSCGSLKNKERCFSQASACSSGCAQFYLSAILDAAIVIHGPVGCAADTIAANTNRKWGEKIRNWKHTNVNIINTNMVEEDTVFGAVGKLKVAVREAYRRFNPKAIFVTTSCVSGIIGEDVKSVLDELQEEIPVPLAPVFCEGFRSKVWASGFDAALHAIVTAIVKPPQQKNNKVNMINFTGSARKEITATLARFGLEPVFIVPFSTIEQLSKISESAATISICGTLGSYLGNALEEQYGVPYIQTLQPHGIAGMDSWLRGLGVATGKEVEVEAYISEEKEKVAADLAEVRGKLEGYKAVVGMGPSFGHNYIRTLQELGVEVIWGSTWHFDPQHDNGVSPEASQFLLSAETDIPVSVADQQNFEVINLLNRLKPDLYIGRHGGTTVWATKLGIPSIMVADEFSAYGYQGLVDFGHRLIDVLTNRNLAKNLALHVKLPYTNWWLEQDSFTFLQEDVV; encoded by the coding sequence ATGGCGATAAATTTACAGAGTTCTGAAGCACCGACAAGAGAAAATAGACTAGGATCGATTACTGGATATCAAGGCACCATACGTGATTTAGTAGCACAAGGATCATGTGGCTCCTTGAAAAATAAAGAGCGATGTTTTAGCCAAGCCAGCGCTTGTAGCTCTGGTTGCGCTCAATTTTATCTTTCTGCAATTTTAGATGCGGCAATTGTTATCCATGGACCAGTAGGTTGTGCGGCAGATACCATTGCTGCGAATACGAATCGAAAATGGGGAGAAAAGATTAGGAATTGGAAACACACCAATGTCAATATCATTAATACCAATATGGTTGAGGAAGATACGGTGTTTGGTGCTGTGGGCAAACTGAAGGTTGCTGTGAGAGAAGCTTACAGACGGTTTAACCCCAAAGCAATTTTTGTGACGACTTCTTGCGTATCGGGCATCATTGGCGAAGATGTGAAAAGTGTATTGGATGAACTGCAGGAGGAAATACCCGTGCCTCTTGCTCCTGTTTTTTGCGAAGGTTTTCGCTCTAAGGTGTGGGCTTCTGGCTTTGACGCTGCCTTGCATGCGATCGTGACAGCAATTGTCAAACCACCACAGCAAAAAAACAACAAAGTAAATATGATTAACTTTACTGGTAGTGCACGCAAAGAGATCACTGCGACTCTGGCTCGTTTTGGATTGGAGCCAGTATTTATTGTGCCCTTTAGCACCATCGAACAGTTGTCGAAAATCTCGGAGTCTGCCGCAACAATTAGTATTTGCGGAACCTTAGGTAGTTACCTAGGCAATGCTCTTGAAGAGCAGTATGGAGTCCCTTATATTCAAACCTTGCAGCCTCATGGTATTGCTGGTATGGATAGTTGGCTGCGAGGGCTTGGAGTAGCGACTGGTAAGGAAGTTGAAGTGGAAGCCTATATTAGTGAAGAAAAAGAAAAAGTTGCTGCTGATTTGGCTGAGGTAAGAGGAAAGCTAGAGGGGTATAAAGCAGTTGTTGGTATGGGACCAAGTTTTGGTCATAATTATATTAGGACGCTGCAAGAACTCGGTGTTGAAGTGATTTGGGGATCTACTTGGCATTTTGATCCACAGCATGACAATGGCGTTAGTCCTGAGGCTTCACAATTTTTATTAAGTGCTGAAACCGACATCCCTGTCAGTGTGGCCGACCAGCAGAATTTTGAGGTTATTAATTTATTAAATCGACTTAAACCCGATTTGTATATCGGTCGTCATGGTGGCACAACGGTATGGGCAACAAAATTAGGGATACCTTCCATTATGGTTGCTGATGAATTTAGTGCCTATGGATATCAAGGATTAGTTGATTTCGGTCACAGACTTATTGATGTATTAACTAACCGCAATTTGGCGAAAAATCTGGCGCTGCATGTAAAACTTCCTTATACGAATTGGTGGTTAGAACAGGATAGCTTTACATTTTTGCAGGAGGATGTGGTCTAA
- the nifH gene encoding nitrogenase iron protein, which translates to MSKKIKQIAIYGKGGIGKSTTTSNISAALSTMGYKVMQFGCDPKADSTNTLRDGTYIPTVLDTLREKNKVNAQDVIFQGFNGVYCVEAGGPAPGVGCAGRGIITAVQLLKQLKVYEELDLDVIIYDVLGDVVCGGFAVPIREGIAEHVFTVSSADFMAMYAANNLFKGIQKYSNSGGALLGGLIANSINASYAKDIIDDFVARTKTRVVEYVPRSVTVTQSELQGKTTIEAAPNSEQAKVYQSLAKKVIETTESKVPSPLEISELRDWAAKWADQLLAMETGEVRSKAEGI; encoded by the coding sequence GTGAGTAAAAAAATTAAACAAATTGCTATTTATGGAAAAGGGGGAATTGGTAAATCAACCACTACCTCTAATATTAGTGCAGCACTATCGACGATGGGCTATAAAGTTATGCAGTTTGGTTGTGATCCTAAAGCTGATTCTACAAATACTTTGCGAGATGGCACTTATATTCCGACAGTGCTTGATACGTTAAGAGAAAAAAATAAGGTAAATGCCCAAGATGTAATTTTTCAAGGATTTAATGGAGTGTATTGTGTAGAAGCTGGTGGGCCAGCTCCCGGAGTTGGCTGCGCTGGCAGGGGGATTATTACTGCGGTACAATTATTAAAACAATTAAAAGTGTATGAAGAATTAGATTTAGATGTAATTATTTATGATGTTTTGGGAGATGTAGTATGCGGTGGCTTTGCTGTTCCTATACGTGAAGGCATTGCTGAACATGTATTTACAGTGTCATCGGCAGACTTTATGGCGATGTATGCTGCTAATAATTTATTTAAAGGAATTCAGAAATACTCTAATTCAGGTGGTGCGTTGCTAGGTGGTTTAATTGCTAATTCCATCAATGCTTCTTATGCAAAAGATATCATCGATGATTTTGTTGCTAGAACTAAGACCCGTGTTGTGGAATATGTTCCTCGTTCAGTTACTGTAACCCAATCTGAGCTACAAGGCAAAACAACGATAGAAGCGGCACCTAATTCAGAACAGGCTAAAGTATATCAAAGTCTTGCGAAAAAAGTGATAGAAACTACAGAATCAAAAGTTCCGTCACCCTTAGAGATTAGCGAGCTAAGAGATTGGGCTGCTAAATGGGCTGATCAGTTATTGGCTATGGAAACAGGCGAGGTACGCAGTAAAGCAGAAGGAATATAA
- a CDS encoding RuBisCO large subunit C-terminal-like domain-containing protein — translation MTSGERFSVIYHVTGNEKEAYAKAQDICVEQTIEYPYELLAPGFIKNEVVGRIDSFAPLKSNQGYRVVISYAIELAANELTQLLNVVFGNISIKPGILVDQLILPDSLLKVFKGPRFGREGLRQVLGVFDRPLLFAAIKPMGLTSVQLADIVYRCAVGGIDIIKDDHGLSNQTFAPFEERVTLCSEAVHKANRETGRNSIYVPNITAPANEILSRSQFAKQAGVGGLLASPALIGLDTMRWLSDEDSLALPIISHPAFQGSYITSSAYGFGFSHYALYGQISRLAGADAVIYPNFGGRFSFSIDECRAIVRGTEETMGHLKSIFPSPGGGMTIERIPELLDVYGKDVAFLMGGGLFKQGPDLVKNCRYFLDLVEKV, via the coding sequence ATGACTTCTGGAGAACGTTTTTCGGTAATTTATCATGTAACAGGGAATGAAAAAGAAGCATACGCTAAGGCCCAAGATATTTGCGTCGAACAGACAATTGAATATCCCTATGAACTTTTGGCACCAGGTTTTATAAAAAATGAAGTAGTGGGACGCATTGACTCCTTTGCGCCGCTTAAGAGCAACCAAGGTTACCGTGTAGTTATAAGTTATGCGATTGAACTAGCTGCAAATGAACTAACACAATTGCTAAATGTAGTATTTGGCAATATCAGCATTAAACCTGGTATTCTGGTGGATCAATTGATTTTACCAGATAGTCTGCTTAAGGTATTTAAGGGGCCGCGCTTTGGACGTGAAGGGCTGCGTCAGGTGCTTGGGGTTTTCGACCGCCCACTGCTGTTTGCAGCTATTAAACCTATGGGATTGACCTCGGTGCAACTGGCTGATATCGTTTACCGATGTGCAGTAGGCGGCATTGATATTATTAAAGACGATCACGGCCTTAGTAATCAGACCTTTGCGCCTTTCGAAGAGCGTGTTACGCTGTGTAGCGAAGCTGTTCATAAGGCCAATCGTGAAACTGGACGCAACAGTATCTACGTGCCAAATATAACTGCTCCTGCTAATGAAATCTTATCCAGATCGCAATTTGCCAAGCAGGCTGGAGTCGGCGGGTTATTGGCCTCACCTGCATTGATTGGGCTTGATACGATGCGCTGGCTGTCAGATGAAGATAGTTTGGCTTTGCCTATCATTAGCCATCCTGCTTTTCAAGGCAGTTATATAACAAGTTCTGCCTATGGATTTGGCTTTTCTCATTATGCTCTTTATGGGCAAATCAGCCGTTTGGCCGGGGCTGATGCCGTGATTTATCCGAACTTTGGCGGGCGTTTTTCTTTTAGCATTGACGAATGTCGCGCTATTGTTCGCGGTACGGAAGAAACTATGGGACACTTAAAATCGATTTTTCCTAGTCCGGGGGGTGGCATGACAATAGAGCGTATTCCAGAACTATTAGATGTATATGGTAAGGATGTCGCCTTTCTAATGGGTGGTGGGCTCTTTAAGCAAGGGCCGGATTTAGTTAAAAACTGCCGATACTTTTTGGATTTAGTAGAAAAAGTATAG
- a CDS encoding ABC transporter substrate-binding protein: MADKKIVKKILLGIVALVVVGSVVYGAQLGNKPASSGTKDDGLYPIKTWSKTDCASTPWIVADQKGFFAEEGLKVVYTGDTQPAQQLPSVLNGNNDVGSAHPNTLTVAIAGGAKIKGVVKNGIDPTPDQNPRLRHMFWYVNPAVTPDVHSFADLNKLSGQLKFSTITNNICADFLGNNIADHQGFPRNKIEWVSMPDIQAIQALKQGLITVAGVHPPYYKGMEESGAVKIADSLDAGVGVAGGLGFYFFTDEFIDKHPDTIKKFARAITKAQKWANDNPEESRKMTEDWIKVPVNAVHYYASDTKINESEIEPWIQDLENSNVIPKGKIKASDIITHAFE, translated from the coding sequence ATGGCTGACAAGAAGATTGTAAAGAAAATTTTATTAGGAATCGTTGCCCTTGTCGTAGTGGGCTCAGTAGTCTATGGTGCCCAGCTTGGTAATAAACCCGCTAGCAGTGGTACAAAGGATGATGGGTTATACCCTATAAAAACCTGGTCGAAGACTGATTGCGCTTCCACGCCTTGGATTGTTGCAGATCAGAAGGGATTTTTTGCAGAAGAAGGACTTAAGGTTGTTTATACGGGGGATACGCAGCCTGCTCAACAACTCCCTTCTGTTCTTAATGGCAATAATGATGTGGGTAGTGCTCACCCGAATACTCTCACTGTAGCAATTGCTGGAGGAGCAAAAATTAAGGGTGTGGTGAAAAATGGTATTGATCCAACACCAGATCAAAATCCAAGACTACGTCATATGTTTTGGTATGTAAATCCTGCAGTTACCCCAGATGTTCATTCCTTTGCCGATTTGAACAAACTATCTGGTCAACTTAAATTTTCTACGATCACGAATAATATATGCGCAGATTTCCTCGGAAATAATATTGCAGATCATCAAGGATTTCCTAGAAATAAAATTGAGTGGGTTTCCATGCCTGATATTCAAGCAATTCAAGCATTAAAGCAAGGCCTTATAACGGTAGCAGGTGTACATCCACCATATTATAAAGGCATGGAAGAGTCGGGTGCTGTCAAAATTGCAGATAGCTTAGATGCTGGTGTTGGCGTAGCAGGTGGTTTAGGATTTTATTTCTTCACCGATGAATTTATAGATAAACATCCTGATACAATCAAAAAATTTGCGCGAGCTATTACCAAAGCTCAAAAATGGGCGAATGATAATCCGGAAGAGTCTCGAAAAATGACGGAAGACTGGATTAAAGTACCAGTTAATGCTGTACATTATTACGCTTCCGATACTAAAATAAATGAATCGGAAATTGAACCATGGATACAAGACTTGGAAAACTCAAATGTAATTCCTAAAGGAAAAATAAAGGCTTCCGACATTATAACCCATGCCTTTGAGTGA
- a CDS encoding nitrogenase component 1: MSQHVEQVRHVCSLGALQSVLAIDRAVPILHAGPGCGQKLWGALGFQNGCQGSGYVGGHSVPCTNIGEKEVIFGGDERLRNIVKNSLEVIDADLFVILTGCTSDIVGDDVGEVAHRFQEQGKPVVFVETGGFKGTNLFGHELVLDAIIDQYLQPGETVEPGLVNIWSVVPFHDPFWVGNLKELGSLIAELGLKPNVIFGPGHGLDALAKVPKAQFNLLISPWVGLKNVKHLEEKFGTPYLHYPVLPIGPTETNKFLRNVGKYAGVDEEKIEKVISKYEADYYYYIERSADVLLETRLLPRRFITIADSFYSLGISKFLINDLGLLPETQYITDGVTEVYQADIEAEFKNFADGITANIIFDNDGGAVHEDIRKIKLRGRPLLIGSAWEKVLAEEINGYQLSVSMPVSDRLVLNRSYVGYGGALRLVEDIYSIVLEDFQ; this comes from the coding sequence ATGTCACAACATGTTGAACAAGTTAGACATGTATGCTCTCTAGGAGCATTGCAATCGGTACTAGCAATTGATCGGGCAGTCCCCATACTTCATGCAGGGCCAGGCTGCGGGCAAAAGTTGTGGGGAGCTTTAGGTTTTCAAAATGGATGCCAAGGTTCTGGTTATGTGGGGGGACATTCAGTGCCTTGCACTAATATCGGAGAAAAAGAGGTCATATTTGGTGGTGACGAGCGACTTCGAAATATCGTTAAAAATTCTCTAGAGGTGATCGATGCTGATCTTTTTGTTATTTTGACTGGTTGCACTTCAGATATTGTAGGTGATGATGTTGGCGAAGTGGCTCATCGTTTTCAGGAGCAGGGGAAGCCTGTGGTCTTTGTTGAAACAGGTGGGTTTAAAGGGACCAATTTATTCGGGCATGAATTGGTGCTTGATGCCATCATCGATCAGTATTTACAGCCTGGTGAAACAGTGGAACCAGGTCTTGTGAATATTTGGTCAGTTGTACCTTTCCATGATCCCTTTTGGGTAGGTAATCTTAAAGAATTAGGATCTCTGATTGCTGAGCTAGGACTCAAACCTAATGTTATTTTTGGACCAGGTCATGGTCTTGATGCTCTGGCGAAAGTTCCTAAGGCCCAGTTTAATCTATTAATCTCTCCATGGGTCGGTCTAAAAAATGTTAAGCATTTAGAAGAAAAATTTGGGACACCTTATTTACATTATCCCGTTTTACCCATTGGACCTACGGAGACCAATAAATTTCTCCGGAATGTGGGTAAATATGCAGGTGTCGATGAAGAAAAAATTGAGAAGGTCATCAGTAAGTATGAAGCTGACTATTATTATTACATAGAACGTTCAGCAGACGTACTTCTTGAAACAAGATTGTTACCAAGGCGTTTTATCACGATTGCCGATAGTTTCTATTCTCTGGGGATCTCCAAATTTTTAATCAACGATTTGGGATTACTACCTGAAACACAATATATAACTGATGGAGTAACAGAAGTATACCAAGCTGATATCGAAGCCGAGTTTAAAAATTTTGCAGATGGTATCACAGCGAATATTATATTTGATAATGACGGCGGGGCAGTACATGAAGATATTCGCAAAATCAAGCTTCGTGGCAGGCCATTACTCATTGGTAGCGCCTGGGAGAAGGTTTTGGCAGAAGAAATTAATGGTTACCAATTGTCAGTATCCATGCCAGTAAGTGATCGGTTGGTACTAAACCGCTCTTATGTAGGATATGGCGGTGCATTACGGTTGGTTGAAGATATTTATTCAATCGTGTTGGAAGATTTTCAATAG
- a CDS encoding DMSO/selenate family reductase complex B subunit, with amino-acid sequence MGKQLAFYFEQKHCTGCMTCQIACKDKNDLEVGQLFRKVSEVVGGGYQEKGFAVIPEVYAFWLSISCNHCINPVCAISCPVGAIQKRIEDGIVYIDQELCIGCLKCTRSCPYNALQYNSKTKKIDKCDFCRELLAEGKPPVCVSACPMRVLDYGPLETLQERHGKVNQTKGMPEGDITQPALVITPHRHAYK; translated from the coding sequence ATGGGCAAGCAACTCGCATTTTATTTTGAACAAAAACATTGTACTGGTTGTATGACCTGCCAAATTGCTTGTAAAGATAAGAATGATTTAGAGGTAGGACAACTTTTTCGTAAAGTATCGGAAGTTGTTGGTGGGGGTTATCAAGAAAAGGGTTTTGCAGTTATTCCTGAGGTTTATGCCTTTTGGCTGTCTATCAGTTGCAATCACTGTATCAATCCAGTTTGTGCTATCAGCTGTCCAGTTGGAGCAATCCAAAAGCGGATAGAGGATGGTATTGTTTATATTGACCAAGAATTGTGTATAGGTTGCCTAAAATGCACTAGAAGCTGCCCTTATAATGCACTCCAGTATAATTCTAAAACTAAAAAAATAGATAAATGTGATTTTTGCCGTGAATTATTGGCAGAAGGTAAGCCACCAGTTTGTGTTTCGGCATGTCCAATGCGGGTATTGGACTATGGTCCACTCGAAACTTTACAGGAAAGGCACGGAAAAGTTAATCAGACTAAGGGTATGCCTGAAGGAGATATTACCCAGCCAGCTTTAGTCATCACACCCCATCGTCACGCTTATAAATAA
- a CDS encoding cupin domain-containing protein produces MIVKYSGDYKWENVSSLAYKETGTNFKNISRQVLFDGLGDLTCQLRYFEVQPGGYSSLERHEHVHLVMILRGAGQVLLGDNIHSIGENDVITIPPKTWHQFQANGEFPLGFLCLVNVERDKVQLPTGDDLAELRKDPKVAAFIKN; encoded by the coding sequence ATGATAGTGAAATATTCTGGAGATTACAAGTGGGAAAATGTGTCCTCTTTGGCCTATAAAGAAACTGGTACAAACTTTAAAAACATTAGTCGTCAGGTTTTATTTGATGGGCTGGGGGATCTAACTTGCCAACTTCGTTACTTTGAGGTACAGCCAGGCGGTTACTCATCATTAGAGCGACATGAACATGTTCACTTGGTTATGATCCTGCGCGGTGCTGGCCAGGTTCTTTTAGGAGATAACATTCACTCTATTGGAGAAAATGATGTAATTACGATACCGCCCAAGACATGGCATCAGTTTCAAGCAAATGGGGAATTCCCCTTGGGATTTTTATGTTTGGTTAATGTGGAGCGTGACAAGGTACAACTGCCTACTGGGGATGACCTTGCGGAATTAAGGAAAGATCCAAAAGTTGCTGCATTCATCAAGAACTAA